In Musa acuminata AAA Group cultivar baxijiao chromosome BXJ2-8, Cavendish_Baxijiao_AAA, whole genome shotgun sequence, one genomic interval encodes:
- the LOC103999207 gene encoding protein NODULATION SIGNALING PATHWAY 2, whose product MEVAMEEAVAPSGCSSTTTTMDDDFICAWNDWNPAVDWGSFSSVADDFHELIESMMCPDVVDSPDGLMSVSQTPSYNSSPSSMATSADTPAEEDVGAGGSHDGDEKGLRLVHLLVAAAEALAGPHKSPELARVILVRLKELVLQAGAGAGVGGTSIERLTAHFTDALQGLLDGSASAHCGGRNSFRDGHLHHHTSDVLTAFQLLQDMSPYIKFGHFTANQAILEETLGERRIHIIDYDIAEGVQWASLLQALVSRPGGSPPPHLRITAVTRGGSRAMRETGRLLAAFAASVGQPFSFSQCRLDADEQFRPAGVKVVKGETLVMNCVLHPTMNNTRSGSASSVASFLRGAVELGAKVVTLVEEEEQEQSEERGFVRRFMEELHRYSAVWDSLEAGFPMQGKARGMVERVILAPRIAGAVGRAYRDSKEEETDGRWGKWMAVMGFGRVRISCFNHCQAKLLLGLFNDGYRVEEDGSNKLALGWKSRRLLSASVWKPPLATPPCPPSPIRVGIVTPDGLTASFEDSDFVSD is encoded by the coding sequence ATGGAAGTGGCTATGGAGGAAGCAGTAGCTCCCTCCGGCTGcagctccaccaccaccaccatggaCGACGACTTTATATGTGCCTGGAACGACTGGAACCCTGCCGTGGATTGGGGATCGTTCTCCTCCGTCGCAGACGATTTCCACGAGCTCATCGAGTCCATGATGTGCCCCGACGTCGTTGACAGCCCTGACGGCCTCATGTCCGTGTCCCAAACTCCGTCCTACAACTCGAGCCCAAGCAGCATGGCGACAAGTGCCGACACGCCTGCTGAGGAGGATGTGGGTGCCGGCGGTAGTCATGACGGCGATGAGAAGGGCCTTCGGCTTGTTCACCTGCtggtggcggcggcggaagcCCTTGCGGGTCCGCACAAGAGCCCGGAGCTAGCCCGGGTGATATTGGTTCGGCTCAAAGAGTTGGTGTTGCAGGCCGGCGCCGGCGCTGGCGTCGGAGGGACGAGCATAGAGCGTCTGACCGCGCATTTCACCGATGCCTTACAAGGCCTGCTCGACGGTAGCGCCAGTGCTCACTGTGGTGGCCGAAATTCATTCCGCGACGGCCACCTCCACCACCACACGTCCGATGTGCTCACGGCGTTCCAGCTGCTCCAAGACATGTCTCCTTACATAAAGTTCGGCCACTTCACGGCCAACCAGGCGATCTTGGAAGAGACCCTGGGCGAGCGCCGAATCCACATAATCGACTACGACATCGCCGAGGGAGTACAGTGGGCCTCCCTGTTGCAGGCGCTGGTGTCGCGCCCCGGCGGGTCCCCGCCGCCGCACCTGCGCATCACCGCCGTCACACGAGGAGGAAGCCGCGCCATGCGGGAGACCGGGCGGCTTCTGGCGGCGTTCGCGGCATCGGTCGGGCAGCCTTTCTCCTTCTCACAGTGCCGCCTCGACGCCGACGAGCAGTTCCGCCCCGCGGGTGTGAAGGTGGTGAAGGGCGAGACGTTGGTGATGAACTGCGTGCTCCACCCGACCATGAACAACACACGGAGTGGGTCGGCGTCGTCGGTGGCTTCATTCCTGCGGGGAGCAGTGGAGCTCGGGGCGAAGGTTGTGAcgctggtggaggaggaggagcaggagcaGTCTGAAGAGAGAGGCTTTGTGAGGAGGTTCATGGAGGAGTTGCACAGGTACTCGGCAGTGTGGGACTCATTGGAGGCCGGGTTTCCGATGCAAGGGAAGGCGAGGGGAATGGTGGAGAGGGTCATACTCGCGCCGAGGATCGCCGGAGCGGTCGGCAGGGCATACCGAGACAGCAAGGAAGAAGAAACCGACGGTAGGTGGGGGAAGTGGATGGCTGTCATGGGCTTTGGGAGAGTTAGGATCAGCTGCTTCAACCATTGCCAGGCCAAGCTGCTTCTGGGGCTGTTCAACGACGGGTACAGGGTGGAGGAGGATGGCAGTAACAAGCTGGCGTTGGGATGGAAGTCAAGAAGGTTGCTTTCTGCTTCAGTGTGGAAGCCGCCTCTTGCTACTCCTCCATGTCCTCCATCACCCATTCGTGTAGGAATTGTAACTCCTGATGGGCTCACGGCCAGCTTTGAGGATTCTGATTTCGTCAGTGATTGA